A window of the Rhineura floridana isolate rRhiFlo1 chromosome 13, rRhiFlo1.hap2, whole genome shotgun sequence genome harbors these coding sequences:
- the LOC133369036 gene encoding chymotrypsinogen 2-like yields the protein MAPIWLLLCFAFLGAVHGCGIPTIHPVLSGYSRIVNGEEAVPGSWPWQVSLQDSTGFHFCGGSLINENWVVTAAHCNVRTSHQVVLGEFDKASPAEDVQVLKIAEVFKNSKFNMFSLGNDITLLKLATPAQLTARVAPVCLPQPTDDFPGGMTCVTTGWGYLKHTDKDSPDRLQQVALPLLTNEQCKKYWGNRITNVMVCAGAAGASSCMGDSGGPLVCQKNGAWTLVGIVSWGSGTCSPSSPGVYARVTELLPFIEEILAKN from the exons ATGGCTCCCATCTGGCTCCTGCTCTGCTTCGCTTTCCTTGGTGCTGTCCATG GTTGCGGCATCCCCACCATCCATCCTGTACTCAGCGGCTATTCACGAATTGTCAATGGAGAGGAGGCAGTGCCTGGATCTTGGCCCTGGCAGGTCTCTTTGCAG GACAGCACTGGCTTCCACTTCTGCGGAGGTTCTCTGATCAATGAGAATTGGGTGGTCACTGCGGCCCACTGTAATGTCAG GACAAGCCACCAGGTGGTCTTGGGTGAATTTGACAAAGCCTCTCCTGCTGAGGATGTTCAAGTCTTAAAGATTGCTGAG GTTTTCAAGAATTCCAAGTTCAACATGTTCTCTCTTGGAAATgacatcaccttgctgaagctcgCCACTCCGGCCCAGCTAACGGCTCGGGTGGCCCCTGTGTGTCTGCCTCAGCCCACTGACGACTTCCCTGGGGGCATGACCTGTGTTACCACTGGCTGGGGCTATCTGAAACACACTG ACAAGGATTCTCCAGACCGGCTTCAGCAAGTGGCTCTCCCTCTGCTGACCAATGAGCAGTGCAAGAAATACTGGGGCAACCGCATCACTAACGTCATGGTCTGTGCAGGCGCTGCAGGGGCGTCCTCTTGCATG GGTGACTCTGGTGGCCCCCTGGTGTGCCAGAAGAACGGTGCCTGGACCCTTGTTGGGATTGTCTCCTGGGGCAGCGGCACGTGCTCGCCATCCAGCCCGGGCGTGTATGCTCGCGTGACGGAGCTCCTTCCCTTTATTGAGGAGATACTTGCTAAGAACTAA
- the LOC133369380 gene encoding chymotrypsin B-like: MESISEVLKLPIHSEHLGSKLGRHTGHIIKVFLSKEPGKGLASHPFLLPGCGVPAIHPIITGHARIVNGEEAVPGSWPWQVSLQERSGWHFCGGSLVSDRWVVTAAHCGVTTSNVVVLGEHDRSSSVENIQKLAVEQVFTHPEWDPVSINNDIALIKLAAPAELTDTVAPVCLTQSANEFNSGDVCVTTGWGKTRYNALTTPNKLQQTALPLMSNEQCKQTWGSNISDLMICAGAAGSSSCMGDSGGPLVCQQDGVWKLVGIVSWGSSRCSTTTPAVYARVSHLRAWAEETMANN, translated from the exons atggAGAGCATCAGCGaggtcttgaagttgcccatccacagTGAGCACCTGGGCAGCAAACtgggcaggcacacaggtcatatAATCAAAGTCTTCCTCTCTAAAG AACCTGGAAAGGGCCTCGCCTCACATCCTTTCTTGCTCCCAGGCTGCGGCGTCCCTGCAATCCATCCCATCATCACCGGCCATGCCCGCATCGTCAACGGGGAGGAGGCAGTGCCTGGATCGTGGCCCTGGCAGGTCTCCTTGCAG GAGAGGAGCGGGTGGCATTTTTGCGGCGGATCTCTCGTCAGCGATCGCTGGGTGGTGACTGCCGCCCACTGCGGGGTGAC GACCTCCAACGTTGTGGTGCTTGGTGAACATGACCGCAGCTCCTCTGTGGAGAATATACAGAAGCTGGCTGTGGAACAG GTCTTCACCCACCCCGAGTGGGACCCTGTCTCCATCAACAATGACATTGCCCTCATCAAGCTGGCCGCCCCTGCTGAGCTGACGGACACTGTGGCCCCCGTGTGCCTGACACAGAGCGCAAATGAGTTCAATAGTGGAGATGTTTGTGTCACCACTGGCTGGGGAAAGACGCGCTACAACG CTTTGACCACCCCCAACAAGCTGCAACAAACAGCCCTGCCCCTCATGTCCAATGAGCAATGCAAGCAGACCTGGGGCAGCAACATCTCCGACCTGATGATCTGCGCGGGGGCAGCCGGCTCCTCTTCATGCATG GGCGACTCTGGCGGACCCCTTGTGTGCCAGCAGGATGGTGTCTGGAAATTGGTGGGTATTGTGTCTTGGGGCAGCAGCCGTTGCTCAACCACCACCCCTGCTGTGTACGCTCGGGTCAGCCACCTCCGCGCTTGGGCTGAGGAAACCATGGCCAATAACTGA